Proteins from one Effusibacillus pohliae DSM 22757 genomic window:
- the paaX gene encoding phenylacetic acid degradation operon negative regulatory protein PaaX has translation MKPRSLVFTLYGDFIQHYGGEIWIGSLIRLMAEFGISESSVRGAVFRMVNQGLLKARRSGNKSFYSLTDKAKRRVEDGVRRVYAIRNHRWDGFWRIFTYSVPEEKRDLRNQLRQELSWTGFGLISNSTWVSPNPLEEQIMEIVKTYRLEPYTFLFSSSSVVSHENQEIIERGWDLEEIGKEYDHFIEIYGSKYEELKEAAWNATLTDRESFIARTQLVHEYRKFLFKDPGFPLDLLPPNWSGTKARELFWNIHQLVSVGAVRFFESCFEFDSNLLPQSFNREKALNPFAELYIS, from the coding sequence ATGAAACCAAGATCCTTAGTATTTACGTTATATGGGGACTTTATTCAACATTATGGAGGAGAAATCTGGATCGGGAGCCTGATCCGGTTGATGGCAGAATTCGGGATATCGGAGTCATCCGTCAGAGGAGCCGTTTTCCGCATGGTCAATCAAGGTCTGTTGAAAGCCCGGCGTTCAGGGAACAAAAGCTTTTATTCACTTACGGACAAGGCAAAGCGCAGGGTGGAAGACGGGGTACGGCGAGTGTATGCCATTCGGAACCACAGATGGGATGGATTTTGGCGGATTTTCACTTATTCCGTACCGGAAGAAAAAAGGGATTTGCGAAACCAGTTGCGCCAGGAACTGTCCTGGACAGGATTCGGACTGATTTCTAATAGTACCTGGGTCAGTCCGAATCCGCTGGAAGAGCAAATCATGGAAATTGTGAAAACTTACAGGTTGGAACCCTATACGTTTCTGTTCAGTTCCAGCTCGGTCGTTTCCCACGAGAATCAGGAAATCATCGAACGCGGGTGGGACCTGGAAGAAATCGGGAAGGAATATGACCATTTTATCGAAATCTATGGCAGCAAATACGAAGAACTGAAAGAAGCGGCTTGGAACGCTACGTTGACAGATCGCGAAAGTTTCATTGCACGCACGCAACTGGTGCACGAGTACCGGAAATTCCTGTTTAAGGATCCGGGTTTTCCGCTCGATTTGCTGCCGCCAAACTGGAGCGGCACAAAAGCGCGCGAACTGTTTTGGAACATTCATCAACTGGTATCCGTTGGTGCTGTTCGTTTCTTTGAATCCTGTTTTGAATTCGATTCGAATTTGCTTCCGCAATCCTTCAACCGTGAGAAAGCGCTGAATCCGTTTGCAGAATTGTACATCAGCTAA